Proteins found in one Solitalea lacus genomic segment:
- a CDS encoding M61 family metallopeptidase, with amino-acid sequence MKIKYLTAFITLLSFFITTPVWAQITQYEVSFPNYKHHEAEISLLVKELKPGAVQFRASRSSPGRYATHEFGKNIYNVRAYDPAGRELRVKRLQGDVYEIIGHNGAVRLNYTLFGVRADGTYADIDETQAHLNIPAAFMWTKGREGNPIEVKFNIPEGLNWKVASQLKPLSNGLYQAPNLQYFMDSPTELSNHFQRSWKVKNPDGKEQTISLALNTSANDSEVDNYTKMVKRLVLEQQLVFGEFPNYDFGHYTFIQNVNQFVDGDGMEHRNSTIITVPNTFSGNEKNLLGTLSHEFFHQWNVERIRPKSLEPFNFEHANMSDELWFAEGFTSYYGTLLLKRAGFYLIDEYCMRLNNCINSVLVMPGAQKYSPVTMSNQAVFVDAGVAIDETNYPNMFVSYYPYGEATALALDLRLRTEFKNLNLDDYMKLVWQKHGKNELPYTCDDLQSLLAQYTNNKTFTDDFFNRYIYKAEKNNYEKLLGKAGLLLRKSAPGRAWIGNFGSQPIENGSLLITSVTQHGSPIYNAGIDINDVIVSLDGKQIKGPNDLQSILVSQKPGDKLSVEFVHRGMKKNSEVVLQENPRWEVITYENAGLDVSEEMKNLRKEWLESKMKLGY; translated from the coding sequence ATGAAAATTAAATACTTAACTGCCTTTATTACACTGCTGTCTTTTTTTATTACAACTCCAGTATGGGCTCAAATTACTCAATACGAAGTCTCTTTTCCGAACTATAAACATCATGAAGCTGAAATTAGTTTGTTGGTAAAGGAGTTGAAGCCTGGGGCTGTTCAGTTTAGGGCTAGCCGCTCTTCTCCGGGACGCTATGCAACACATGAGTTTGGTAAAAATATTTATAATGTGAGAGCATATGACCCTGCGGGGAGAGAATTAAGGGTAAAGCGCTTACAAGGTGATGTATATGAAATTATTGGACACAATGGAGCTGTCAGGTTAAACTATACTTTATTTGGCGTTCGTGCTGATGGTACTTATGCTGATATTGATGAAACACAAGCCCATTTGAATATTCCAGCTGCGTTTATGTGGACAAAAGGCAGAGAAGGGAATCCAATTGAAGTGAAGTTTAATATTCCCGAAGGGCTAAATTGGAAGGTGGCATCTCAGCTGAAACCGCTATCTAATGGGCTGTATCAGGCCCCAAATCTTCAGTATTTTATGGATAGTCCAACTGAATTGAGCAATCATTTTCAACGTAGTTGGAAGGTGAAAAATCCAGATGGAAAAGAACAAACTATTAGTTTGGCTTTGAACACCTCCGCTAATGACTCTGAAGTTGATAATTACACTAAAATGGTGAAACGTTTGGTGTTAGAGCAACAGCTGGTTTTTGGTGAGTTTCCTAACTATGATTTCGGTCATTATACCTTTATACAAAATGTTAATCAGTTTGTAGACGGAGATGGAATGGAGCATCGGAATTCAACAATTATTACAGTCCCAAATACATTCTCTGGAAATGAGAAAAACTTATTAGGAACCCTTTCTCATGAATTTTTTCATCAATGGAATGTGGAGCGTATTAGGCCGAAGTCATTAGAGCCGTTCAATTTTGAACATGCAAACATGAGTGATGAGTTATGGTTTGCTGAGGGTTTTACTAGTTATTACGGTACTTTGCTACTTAAGCGAGCTGGTTTTTATTTAATTGATGAATATTGCATGCGTTTAAACAACTGCATTAATAGTGTGTTGGTAATGCCCGGGGCTCAAAAATATTCGCCTGTAACAATGAGTAATCAAGCGGTGTTTGTGGATGCCGGTGTTGCAATAGATGAAACCAATTACCCCAATATGTTCGTTTCTTACTATCCGTACGGAGAGGCTACAGCGTTAGCACTTGATTTAAGATTAAGAACCGAATTTAAAAACTTGAATTTAGATGATTATATGAAATTGGTTTGGCAAAAGCATGGTAAAAACGAGCTGCCTTATACTTGCGATGATTTGCAAAGTCTTTTAGCCCAATACACGAATAATAAAACCTTTACTGATGATTTTTTTAATCGGTATATCTATAAGGCAGAAAAGAATAACTATGAGAAATTATTAGGTAAAGCAGGATTATTATTGCGTAAGTCTGCTCCAGGCAGAGCCTGGATAGGGAATTTTGGATCTCAGCCGATTGAAAATGGAAGTTTATTGATCACATCTGTCACACAACATGGATCACCTATATATAATGCAGGAATTGATATAAACGATGTGATTGTAAGCTTGGATGGTAAACAAATTAAAGGCCCTAATGATTTACAGAGTATATTGGTAAGTCAAAAACCAGGCGATAAACTATCGGTGGAATTTGTTCACCGTGGGATGAAGAAGAATTCAGAAGTGGTACTTCAGGAAAACCCTCGTTGGGAGGTGATAACTTATGAAAATGCCGGCTTGGATGTTTCTGAAGAGATGAAGAATTTAAGGAAGGAATGGCTTGAGTCAAAAATGAAGCTCGGTTACTAA
- a CDS encoding rhodanese-like domain-containing protein produces MKEITVQELKQKIDNQEDFQLIDVREEFEYQDANIGGTLIPLGNILLESDKISKDKDVVVHCRSGKRSAAAIMQLEQQFGFTNLANLQGGILAWAAEIDPSLKVS; encoded by the coding sequence ATGAAAGAAATCACAGTACAAGAGTTAAAGCAAAAAATAGATAACCAAGAAGATTTTCAGCTAATTGATGTTCGTGAAGAATTTGAATATCAGGATGCAAATATTGGAGGTACCTTAATTCCATTAGGTAATATTTTGTTAGAATCAGACAAAATCTCAAAAGATAAAGATGTGGTGGTTCACTGCCGTAGTGGCAAACGTAGTGCTGCTGCCATCATGCAGTTAGAACAACAATTTGGCTTTACTAATCTCGCTAACTTACAAGGTGGTATTTTGGCTTGGGCTGCCGAAATTGACCCGAGTTTAAAAGTAAGCTAA
- a CDS encoding DUF6358 family protein: MGKKVLLNTCITIMLFISFIMLLYTFEARNWIHVSISAIAFLAFLAIKVMYVRNVHQELKRK; the protein is encoded by the coding sequence ATGGGCAAGAAAGTTCTTTTAAATACCTGCATTACCATTATGTTGTTCATTTCCTTCATTATGCTATTATATACATTTGAAGCGCGCAACTGGATTCATGTAAGTATTTCTGCAATTGCTTTTTTAGCTTTCCTGGCCATCAAAGTTATGTATGTGCGTAACGTGCATCAGGAACTTAAAAGAAAGTAA
- a CDS encoding META domain-containing protein, with amino-acid sequence MKNNLFNYLSALLFVTITSCGSTKDASINNTRWELNEVEGVVIDYIVNPKAQIFLTFDESQNKFSGSTGCNTIGGKLTTEGSKMHLADIFSTQMACPKMQAEREYLRLLETVDNYKLNGKKLILYQGTKQIASYTRSKNPVPPIPPATKPN; translated from the coding sequence ATGAAAAACAATCTATTTAACTACCTATCAGCATTGCTATTTGTTACCATCACGTCTTGCGGCAGCACTAAAGATGCATCAATTAACAATACCCGTTGGGAACTCAATGAAGTAGAAGGAGTGGTGATTGATTACATTGTTAACCCTAAAGCCCAAATATTTCTAACCTTCGACGAATCTCAGAATAAATTTAGTGGATCAACAGGCTGCAACACCATTGGCGGCAAGCTTACTACTGAAGGCTCCAAAATGCACCTAGCAGATATCTTCTCAACCCAAATGGCTTGTCCTAAAATGCAGGCTGAACGGGAATACCTCCGATTGCTTGAAACAGTTGACAATTACAAATTAAACGGCAAAAAACTCATTCTTTATCAGGGCACAAAGCAAATTGCATCATACACCCGCAGTAAAAATCCAGTACCGCCTATACCTCCTGCAACTAAACCTAATTAA
- a CDS encoding phosphatase PAP2 family protein, translating to MESLLYRNRLFLCGYTFLLVLTLFFLNVYGKDGTFMSINSNHTKVFDYFFWLITYLGDGICYLLLIAVCYFIDRKWFYISLCSFVATTFVVQLLKRLMVEPRPLDHFQDVAHLHLCDWVNVHHTNSFPSGHTASAFSMAFLLVNMVNDKRWGLLILFLAALVGYSRVYLAQHFLSDVSTGSYIGITVTILSIYAVNEHQFNKMRLSI from the coding sequence ATGGAAAGCTTATTGTATAGAAATCGCCTGTTCCTTTGTGGCTATACCTTCCTGCTGGTTTTAACATTGTTTTTTTTGAATGTTTATGGTAAGGATGGAACCTTTATGTCGATAAATAGCAACCATACTAAGGTGTTTGATTATTTCTTTTGGTTGATAACCTATTTAGGAGATGGTATTTGCTATTTGCTGCTGATTGCTGTTTGTTATTTTATTGACCGTAAATGGTTTTATATTTCTTTATGCAGTTTTGTTGCTACAACTTTTGTGGTTCAATTGCTTAAACGATTGATGGTAGAACCGCGCCCCTTAGATCATTTTCAGGATGTTGCTCATCTGCATTTATGTGATTGGGTTAATGTGCATCATACTAACTCATTTCCCTCTGGTCATACTGCATCGGCATTTAGTATGGCTTTCTTGCTTGTAAACATGGTTAACGATAAGCGATGGGGATTATTAATCCTGTTTCTGGCAGCTCTGGTAGGTTATTCCAGAGTGTACTTAGCCCAGCACTTTTTGAGTGATGTTAGTACTGGTTCATACATTGGGATTACGGTTACCATATTAAGCATTTATGCTGTAAATGAACACCAATTTAACAAAATGAGGCTAAGTATTTAA
- a CDS encoding ArnT family glycosyltransferase, producing MSKSLLRNNTNNNLLILVIVLAVVSYFFHLGKTPVYILDEAKNAQCAREMMLRSDWITPTFNNELRTDKPPLHYFFMICAYKLFGVNEFSARFFSAVFGVFTVLILFWFTRRFLGEKTAFFAALVWLVSINLNLEFHLAVPDPYLIFFVSTAMFSVYTFLETKSKGWLYLFYALLGCGTLTKGPVALFLPVLIVFIFLLFQHRFTLKTIFGELQPFVGLFIILLIAAPWYIAVHIATDSAWTKGFFLEHNLNRFSEIKEGHGGFFGLTAIFVFIGLLPFSTFIVQTVKQSYRTFGHPFIQFCSISALVYVVFFTISETKLPNYTMPAYPFCAVLIGNFLSAIAQYNPKSVKLSSFFNVILFFALPFALYFIIRSEAPIRNHSELAWWFTILTAGAIFSLWYFNKSEWDKGIYAMATAFICMNLLFMGWIYPNVYSENPVSRSKHLLDSNSPICAYKRYNPAFNFYLAETVQLFEDKDSLSRFLQGNPNARVITRKEFEKDLSALKLKVLFEGKDLFESPVSVILAK from the coding sequence ATGAGTAAATCCTTATTAAGAAATAACACTAATAATAATTTGTTAATACTGGTCATAGTGTTGGCTGTTGTAAGTTATTTTTTTCATTTGGGTAAAACACCTGTTTATATTTTAGATGAGGCAAAAAATGCTCAATGCGCCCGGGAGATGATGTTGCGGAGTGATTGGATTACACCTACCTTCAACAATGAATTACGAACCGATAAACCTCCTTTGCATTATTTCTTTATGATTTGTGCCTATAAATTGTTTGGAGTAAATGAGTTCTCGGCACGTTTCTTCTCAGCGGTATTCGGGGTATTTACAGTGTTGATTCTGTTTTGGTTTACACGTCGGTTTTTAGGCGAAAAAACAGCGTTTTTTGCTGCATTAGTGTGGTTAGTGTCAATTAACCTGAATCTGGAATTCCACCTGGCAGTACCTGATCCTTATCTGATTTTCTTTGTATCTACTGCGATGTTTTCAGTTTATACATTTCTGGAAACAAAATCTAAAGGGTGGTTGTACCTATTTTATGCACTGCTAGGATGTGGAACATTAACCAAAGGTCCGGTTGCCCTTTTTTTACCCGTATTAATTGTATTCATCTTTCTGCTCTTTCAGCATCGGTTTACTTTAAAAACAATTTTTGGGGAGCTACAACCTTTTGTAGGCTTGTTCATCATTCTGTTGATTGCAGCCCCTTGGTACATTGCGGTTCATATTGCTACAGATAGTGCTTGGACAAAGGGATTTTTTCTGGAACATAACTTAAACCGGTTTTCCGAAATTAAAGAAGGCCATGGAGGTTTCTTTGGATTAACTGCAATTTTTGTTTTTATCGGTTTGTTGCCTTTCTCAACTTTCATTGTACAAACAGTTAAACAATCGTATCGAACATTTGGCCATCCTTTTATTCAGTTTTGCAGTATTTCAGCTTTAGTCTATGTAGTTTTTTTTACAATATCAGAAACTAAACTGCCAAACTATACAATGCCGGCCTATCCGTTTTGTGCGGTGCTAATAGGAAACTTTTTAAGTGCTATTGCCCAATACAACCCCAAGTCAGTCAAGCTATCGTCCTTCTTCAACGTGATTCTATTCTTTGCCTTGCCCTTTGCTCTTTATTTTATCATCCGCTCTGAAGCTCCTATTCGAAATCATTCGGAGTTGGCCTGGTGGTTTACTATTCTTACAGCTGGGGCAATTTTTTCGTTATGGTACTTTAATAAAAGCGAGTGGGATAAGGGAATCTATGCAATGGCAACGGCTTTTATCTGCATGAATCTGTTGTTTATGGGGTGGATATATCCTAATGTGTATTCTGAAAATCCGGTTAGCAGATCAAAACATTTATTGGATTCGAATTCTCCCATATGTGCTTATAAACGCTATAATCCGGCATTTAATTTTTACTTAGCAGAGACTGTGCAATTGTTTGAAGATAAAGATTCGTTAAGTAGGTTTCTTCAAGGAAATCCAAATGCCAGGGTGATCACCCGCAAGGAGTTTGAAAAAGATTTAAGCGCACTTAAACTTAAAGTGTTATTTGAAGGAAAGGATCTGTTTGAATCGCCTGTGTCTGTAATTTTAGCTAAATAA
- a CDS encoding GDP-mannose 4,6-dehydratase, which translates to MKNLLITGGAGFIGSNLIKQLLTEEQFKITCVDNFDPFYSRKVKELNLASLSHHPNFELLEFDLADEQSIKEQLRGTFDIIIHLAGKAGVRPSIEQPLAYQRANVSATQNLLEFAKNKGIKQFIFASSSSVYGVNPNTPWKENEPLMPISPYASTKLSCEQLGHVYSHLYGIRFLALRFFTVYGPGQRPDLAIHKFFKAIMQDAPIPVFGDGSTSRDYTYINDIVSGIKACIDYDETLYEIINLGNHQTVTLNSLIKAIEKVCDKKAIINPLPLQPGDVPQTYADVSKAYRLLGYQPRTKLEEGLQKFYEWYCVNKSIL; encoded by the coding sequence ATGAAAAACCTTTTAATAACTGGCGGCGCCGGATTTATCGGGAGCAATCTTATCAAACAATTGTTAACTGAAGAGCAATTTAAAATTACTTGTGTTGATAATTTCGATCCTTTTTATTCACGGAAAGTTAAGGAATTGAACCTTGCATCTCTTTCACATCACCCTAATTTTGAATTATTGGAATTCGATCTTGCCGACGAACAATCAATAAAAGAACAATTGCGAGGAACTTTCGATATAATTATTCACTTAGCAGGCAAGGCCGGCGTAAGGCCCAGCATTGAGCAGCCTTTAGCTTACCAAAGAGCCAATGTTAGCGCCACACAAAATCTGCTTGAATTTGCAAAAAACAAGGGAATTAAACAGTTTATTTTTGCTTCATCAAGTAGCGTGTATGGTGTTAACCCTAACACCCCATGGAAAGAAAACGAACCCTTAATGCCTATCAGTCCGTATGCCAGTACCAAACTCTCATGCGAACAACTTGGCCATGTTTATAGCCATCTGTATGGCATCCGATTTCTGGCTTTACGTTTTTTCACCGTTTACGGACCTGGTCAGCGCCCTGATTTAGCTATTCATAAATTTTTTAAGGCGATAATGCAGGATGCTCCCATTCCGGTTTTTGGAGATGGCAGTACCAGTAGAGATTATACGTATATAAATGATATTGTTTCAGGCATTAAGGCTTGTATTGATTACGATGAAACTTTGTATGAGATTATCAACCTTGGCAACCACCAAACAGTAACCTTAAACAGCTTAATAAAGGCCATTGAAAAAGTTTGCGACAAAAAAGCAATTATTAACCCCCTACCGCTCCAACCTGGCGATGTTCCTCAAACCTATGCTGATGTTTCAAAGGCTTATCGATTATTAGGATATCAACCTAGAACAAAACTGGAAGAGGGTCTGCAAAAGTTCTATGAATGGTATTGCGTAAACAAATCAATCTTATAG
- a CDS encoding lysylphosphatidylglycerol synthase transmembrane domain-containing protein: MDSDKKWWSIIKLLLKLAVTVFSLWWVSRKVDVNEVMMAFKTTNLWYVLLAALFFILSKIISSIRLNVFFHAIGLYFSQLINLRLYWLGMFYNLFLPGGIGGDGYKIWWLNKQYQTSAKKLFWAVFLDRVSGLVALALLILALLLVVPLPDKLNTGLAGISLRQIIIIGAFVACIAFYLFYYLWFKEFLSSFFKTGLQALFVQLAQMVSVFFILRALGIKGHLLEYELIFLISSAIAVLPFTIGGLGARELVFLFGSSYLLLDMHFAVTISLWFYLITAAVSFIGVYYVFNQERLTVSEQHKGL, encoded by the coding sequence ATGGACAGCGACAAGAAGTGGTGGAGCATTATTAAGTTATTGCTTAAACTAGCAGTAACTGTATTTTCTTTATGGTGGGTATCTCGTAAGGTGGATGTAAATGAGGTTATGATGGCTTTTAAAACCACAAACCTTTGGTACGTGCTGCTTGCGGCACTCTTTTTTATCCTTTCAAAAATAATTTCATCAATTAGGCTTAATGTTTTCTTTCATGCAATTGGCCTGTATTTTTCTCAGCTAATCAACTTGCGGCTTTATTGGCTTGGGATGTTTTACAATCTATTTCTTCCAGGAGGAATCGGAGGTGATGGATATAAAATCTGGTGGCTCAACAAACAATACCAAACTTCGGCAAAAAAGCTGTTTTGGGCAGTTTTTCTTGATCGTGTAAGTGGCTTAGTTGCACTGGCATTATTGATTTTAGCTTTATTATTAGTTGTTCCGCTACCCGATAAATTAAATACAGGTTTAGCTGGAATTTCTTTACGCCAAATTATAATTATCGGAGCATTTGTAGCTTGTATTGCATTTTACCTGTTTTATTATTTATGGTTCAAGGAGTTCTTATCCTCCTTTTTTAAAACAGGGTTACAGGCACTGTTTGTGCAGCTGGCGCAAATGGTAAGCGTTTTTTTCATTTTGAGGGCTTTGGGGATAAAAGGTCATCTTCTTGAGTATGAACTAATCTTTCTTATTTCGTCAGCAATAGCTGTTTTGCCATTTACAATAGGAGGTTTGGGAGCCCGTGAATTGGTCTTTCTATTCGGATCTTCCTATTTACTGCTTGATATGCATTTCGCTGTTACCATCAGTCTGTGGTTCTATTTAATTACAGCAGCGGTATCATTTATAGGTGTTTATTATGTTTTTAACCAAGAGAGATTAACGGTGAGCGAACAACATAAAGGGCTATAA
- a CDS encoding glycosyltransferase family 2 protein, which yields MRELSVVVTVMNEEDNISPLIDALRQALDGIDYEIVFVDDGSTDTTRKKIIQHSDHRVKLVELRKNYGQSTAMTAGIDNSGGRYIAMIDGDLQNDPADIPSMLIKLKTEDWDVVAGERVNRKDGVLLRKIPSQMANAMIRSMTGVHIRDYGCTLKVFKREIAEDLGIYGELHRFIPVLAKLQGATITQVPVKHHHRRFGKSKYGINRTFKVISDVMLMVFFRKYLQKPMHLFGTLGFVSTFLGVLINVYLLVLKLRGQDIWGKPMLIAGIILLIGGIQFITIGILSEISIRTYFESQNKKTYQIRRIVVNGQRQEVVEHY from the coding sequence ATGAGAGAACTTTCTGTAGTGGTTACCGTAATGAATGAGGAGGATAATATTTCGCCCCTTATTGATGCTCTGCGTCAAGCACTTGACGGCATTGATTATGAAATTGTTTTTGTAGATGACGGCTCAACAGATACTACCCGGAAAAAAATAATCCAGCATTCTGATCATCGTGTGAAACTGGTTGAATTGCGCAAAAACTATGGGCAAAGCACCGCCATGACTGCTGGAATTGATAACTCGGGTGGTCGGTATATAGCCATGATCGATGGTGATTTGCAAAATGATCCAGCAGATATACCGTCGATGCTCATAAAACTTAAAACCGAAGATTGGGATGTTGTTGCGGGGGAACGGGTGAATCGTAAAGATGGGGTATTGTTACGTAAAATACCGAGTCAGATGGCCAATGCAATGATTCGCAGTATGACAGGGGTACATATTCGTGATTATGGTTGTACTCTAAAAGTATTTAAACGTGAAATAGCCGAAGATTTGGGCATTTACGGTGAATTGCATAGGTTTATTCCTGTTTTAGCAAAGCTACAGGGAGCAACAATTACACAAGTTCCGGTAAAACATCATCACAGGAGATTTGGAAAATCAAAATACGGAATTAACAGAACGTTTAAAGTGATAAGTGATGTGATGTTGATGGTGTTTTTCAGGAAATATCTTCAAAAGCCCATGCATTTATTTGGTACCTTGGGATTTGTTTCCACGTTTTTAGGAGTGCTAATTAATGTTTACCTACTTGTACTGAAATTAAGGGGCCAGGATATTTGGGGTAAACCAATGTTAATTGCAGGAATTATTTTGTTGATAGGAGGGATTCAGTTTATTACAATAGGAATTTTATCAGAAATTAGCATCCGTACTTACTTTGAATCTCAAAACAAGAAAACATATCAAATAAGAAGAATTGTTGTGAATGGACAGCGACAAGAAGTGGTGGAGCATTATTAA
- a CDS encoding dipeptide epimerase produces the protein MKLSFSAFDLQLKYPFTIANFSRTSTPLMLTQIEHEGIVGFGEASMPPYLGESHQTAVDFLSKLNLKQFSSNPNIEEILNYVDAVAPGNPAAKASIDIALHDLMGKLNDKPCYTLFNSQPNQMPVTSCTIGIDNPEIVKKKVLDAGEFRVLKVKLGGANDREMIETIRSITDKPLYIDANQGWRDKYEALDKINWLAQHGAMFVEQAMPKTMIDENAWLTENCPIPTFGDESVQRFADVEKAKGVFSGINIKLMKCTGMLEASKMISRARELDLQVMIGCMSETSCAIMAAAALAPLCDYADLDGPWLTVNKPFEDPVLNAGKIVLPQIAGLGIRHSYKMEINIG, from the coding sequence ATGAAATTAAGTTTCAGCGCGTTTGATTTACAGTTGAAGTATCCCTTTACCATTGCTAATTTTTCTCGCACTTCAACTCCACTAATGCTTACTCAAATTGAGCATGAAGGTATAGTTGGCTTTGGCGAAGCCTCTATGCCTCCTTATCTGGGAGAATCGCATCAAACAGCTGTTGACTTTTTGTCGAAACTTAATTTAAAACAGTTTTCATCAAACCCAAACATTGAAGAAATACTCAACTATGTTGATGCTGTTGCACCTGGAAATCCTGCTGCTAAAGCTTCAATTGATATAGCCTTACACGATTTGATGGGGAAGCTAAACGATAAGCCTTGTTACACTTTGTTTAATAGCCAGCCCAATCAAATGCCTGTTACAAGTTGCACTATAGGAATTGATAATCCTGAAATAGTGAAAAAGAAAGTGCTTGATGCCGGGGAGTTTAGGGTGCTGAAAGTTAAGTTGGGAGGGGCAAATGATAGGGAAATGATTGAAACCATCCGTTCAATTACCGATAAACCATTGTATATTGATGCAAATCAGGGGTGGAGGGATAAATATGAGGCCTTAGACAAAATAAATTGGCTTGCCCAGCATGGAGCCATGTTTGTGGAACAAGCAATGCCCAAAACAATGATTGATGAAAATGCATGGCTGACAGAAAACTGTCCCATCCCGACTTTTGGAGATGAATCCGTTCAGCGATTTGCAGATGTTGAAAAGGCAAAAGGCGTTTTTTCAGGTATAAATATAAAGTTGATGAAATGCACAGGCATGCTAGAGGCATCAAAAATGATATCCCGAGCACGTGAGTTGGATTTACAGGTAATGATCGGCTGTATGAGCGAAACCTCCTGCGCAATTATGGCTGCAGCAGCCTTAGCTCCATTATGTGACTATGCCGATTTGGACGGGCCCTGGCTTACTGTAAATAAGCCTTTTGAAGATCCGGTGTTAAACGCTGGTAAAATAGTACTACCACAAATTGCTGGCTTGGGAATTCGACATAGCTATAAAATGGAGATAAATATTGGGTAG
- a CDS encoding neutral/alkaline non-lysosomal ceramidase N-terminal domain-containing protein: MKKFFRILNGTIVILIFLAFLMFKSNDDTPLEQTDYYYQTMKILAALQPQKGYGSQLKCGWSKKNITPDFKVHIAGYGVRKKDYDSVHDSIFVRTMVFDNGLQKVALVSLDLMIVPPLVVEKVMPQLKQQGFSRGQVYLGATHTHSSAGGWAKGIGGWSLAGPFEQKMIDKVAYAIVSSVKEAVRRQSICSIGFQKIEAGDLVANRLLGDSYPEDPWLRVVKVEKENKETAMLITYSAHATCIEKKDNQVSCDYPGMLAAKMEKEGDCNFATFFAGAVGSMRPTVDSLKGFKRAEVLAEKLQQRIKAHSSELKTDTSSYIESAYLPMLMHEPQLRLNDYLRLRPWLFNALLGKQEIGINLLQLGNILLIGTPCDYSGELVNKNEQLAASKNNKLLITSFNGGYVGYITPDQYYDSVKRAEVREMNWYGPNNGRYFSEVVNGLIVK; this comes from the coding sequence GTGAAAAAGTTTTTCAGAATTCTTAATGGTACTATCGTGATATTAATCTTTTTGGCTTTCCTGATGTTTAAGTCTAATGATGATACTCCTTTGGAGCAAACAGATTATTATTACCAAACCATGAAGATTTTAGCCGCGCTACAGCCTCAAAAGGGTTATGGTTCGCAACTAAAGTGCGGATGGTCCAAAAAGAATATCACACCAGATTTTAAGGTACATATTGCAGGGTATGGCGTTCGCAAAAAGGATTATGACTCTGTACACGACAGTATTTTTGTGCGTACTATGGTGTTTGATAATGGCTTGCAAAAGGTTGCGCTGGTTTCACTGGATTTAATGATTGTTCCGCCTCTGGTTGTTGAAAAAGTTATGCCACAACTGAAGCAACAAGGTTTTTCACGTGGGCAAGTTTATTTAGGGGCTACCCATACACACAGCAGCGCTGGCGGCTGGGCAAAAGGTATTGGCGGCTGGTCATTAGCAGGGCCATTTGAGCAAAAAATGATTGATAAAGTTGCCTATGCAATTGTTAGTTCGGTAAAGGAAGCTGTACGAAGGCAATCAATCTGTAGTATTGGTTTTCAAAAAATTGAAGCAGGTGACTTGGTTGCTAACCGTTTATTGGGTGATAGCTATCCTGAAGATCCTTGGTTAAGGGTGGTTAAAGTTGAAAAGGAAAACAAGGAAACAGCTATGCTGATTACTTATTCAGCGCACGCTACCTGTATTGAAAAAAAGGATAATCAGGTTAGTTGTGATTATCCGGGAATGCTGGCTGCAAAAATGGAGAAGGAAGGTGATTGCAATTTTGCGACTTTCTTTGCAGGTGCCGTTGGCAGTATGCGCCCTACTGTTGATAGCCTGAAAGGCTTTAAGAGGGCAGAGGTGCTTGCTGAAAAACTTCAGCAAAGAATAAAAGCCCACTCATCAGAGTTGAAGACCGATACATCCTCTTATATAGAATCAGCCTATTTGCCTATGCTGATGCACGAGCCACAATTGCGTTTGAACGATTATCTGCGTTTGCGTCCTTGGTTGTTTAATGCTTTGTTGGGTAAGCAGGAAATCGGCATAAACCTGCTACAGCTGGGAAATATCTTGTTAATTGGCACTCCTTGCGACTATTCCGGGGAGTTGGTAAATAAAAACGAGCAGCTCGCTGCTTCAAAAAATAACAAATTGTTAATTACATCATTCAACGGGGGCTATGTGGGATACATCACGCCTGATCAATACTATGATAGTGTAAAGAGAGCTGAAGTGCGCGAAATGAACTGGTATGGCCCCAATAATGGCAGGTACTTCAGTGAAGTAGTGAATGGATTGATTGTTAAATAA
- a CDS encoding ArsR/SmtB family transcription factor produces MGVTKTEIFNQEQNELAQMMKALGHPARIAIIQHLLKQQSCICGDLVDEIGLAQATISQHLRELKAVGIIKGSIEGTSVCYCINEIMWNHYADTFKNLFIDLKQFNNSCC; encoded by the coding sequence ATGGGCGTTACCAAAACTGAAATATTTAATCAGGAACAAAACGAATTGGCACAAATGATGAAAGCATTGGGGCATCCTGCCCGTATCGCTATTATTCAACATTTGTTGAAGCAACAAAGTTGTATCTGTGGGGATTTGGTTGATGAAATAGGACTTGCACAAGCAACCATTTCACAGCACCTCCGTGAGTTAAAAGCAGTGGGAATTATAAAAGGCTCAATAGAGGGCACAAGTGTTTGCTATTGTATAAATGAAATCATGTGGAATCACTATGCCGATACATTTAAAAACCTCTTTATTGACCTTAAACAATTCAATAATAGCTGCTGCTAA